In a genomic window of Salegentibacter salegens:
- a CDS encoding SusC/RagA family TonB-linked outer membrane protein has translation MKKRLHVMLTLLLALVVQISFAQERTITGTVMDEQGLPIPGVNVLIKGSTTGTQTDFDGNYAIDASLGDVLSFSFIGLATQERVVSDEDVINITLEGDAAALEEVVVTGLAGATSRKKLSVTVNKVDAADLEVIPATSAASALQGKVAGVTVTNFGQPGDGSTIQLRGATNLFGGQEPLILVDGIQVEGGIQDINTDDIASFEIVKGASASALYGSRAGNGVIVITTKRGKFSQDGPQVTVRNDVGFSQLANKIDINRSHIYELADDFESENRYTRYAGVDYADGYTGVGRLGVSGARIPSEDRYADNPFGAYYDNQDIFFNTGLDITTYASVSNASEFSNLFFSAERTQNEGIFAETGGYERYGARLNGDFKITEWLKLTTNNNYIRSNNETPGGTLDGVIFDLALSDPDVDLSAANPDGQPYYYIPNPWAATTINPMYNLATVRENAVRNRFLGSYNLNVKFADPLNLDLEYAVESTTWNNQTLTPYTAFQTGGSLGGEDVGFSYSKGAFSKENSFTLSQKAQATLNYVDSFGDLNIAGKLSYLMEDNHYEYSFGEGYDFTYQGVQSLDNFPTDRTNIGSSLRDERAQNFFAIVGFDFRDRYILDAMYRVDGSSLFGEDNRWNNYYRVSGAYRISEDLEIPGIQEMKIHAALGTAGQRPGFNWQYDYTDLESGLVSTDRVLANPSLKPSLTTEREIGLNVSFLDRFTFEGVYANAETEDQFMFVDIFAPTNEGRNKQWQNVGTVEFNTLELMLNAEVIKQEDWGWDLGLRFSRTRNEVKKLNVDPIIVGPAGTNTPGRIFRIEEGEEFGAMYGNSFVTSLDQMQQQLPEGGNISDYVVNRDGVVVLADAVGTVDERAIRRVDADGNALYGKIGSQNADFNLGLTSNFKYKGFNFYMLWDWKEGGDIYNRQGQWLTRDNRNAIMDQAGVAEGEKKTQDYYQSLYAANGDLEHWVEDGSFVKLREASIFYTFGRDQLSGVANGFFNTLRLGVTGRNLLVFTDYSGWDPEVQRYDSLTQNYYAIDYGVYPVARSYNFSVQLKF, from the coding sequence ATGAAAAAAAGACTACACGTGATGCTAACGCTATTACTGGCGTTAGTTGTGCAGATTTCCTTTGCACAAGAAAGGACTATAACCGGAACGGTTATGGACGAACAGGGTTTGCCTATCCCGGGGGTGAACGTTTTAATTAAAGGGTCCACTACTGGAACCCAAACAGATTTTGATGGAAATTATGCTATCGATGCCTCTTTAGGAGATGTTTTGTCATTCTCTTTTATTGGTCTTGCTACTCAGGAAAGGGTAGTGAGTGATGAAGATGTAATTAATATCACTCTGGAAGGTGATGCCGCAGCATTGGAAGAAGTTGTAGTTACGGGTCTTGCCGGAGCTACAAGTCGTAAGAAGCTTTCTGTGACTGTAAATAAAGTAGATGCTGCAGATCTGGAAGTTATTCCTGCTACTTCTGCGGCGAGTGCCCTTCAGGGTAAAGTTGCCGGGGTTACGGTAACTAACTTCGGGCAGCCTGGAGATGGATCAACGATTCAACTTCGTGGAGCTACTAACCTTTTTGGAGGCCAGGAACCTTTGATTTTGGTAGATGGTATCCAGGTAGAAGGTGGTATCCAGGATATCAATACCGATGATATTGCTTCTTTTGAAATTGTGAAGGGTGCTTCTGCATCTGCTCTTTACGGGTCACGTGCCGGTAATGGAGTAATTGTAATTACTACTAAAAGAGGTAAATTTAGCCAGGATGGGCCTCAGGTTACAGTAAGAAATGATGTTGGTTTTTCTCAACTTGCTAATAAAATTGATATAAATAGATCTCATATCTATGAATTGGCAGACGATTTTGAAAGTGAAAACCGTTATACTCGATATGCTGGTGTTGACTACGCTGATGGGTATACTGGAGTAGGTAGGCTTGGAGTATCTGGTGCTAGAATTCCTTCGGAAGATCGCTATGCCGATAATCCTTTTGGGGCGTATTACGATAACCAGGATATCTTCTTTAATACAGGTTTGGATATTACTACTTATGCATCTGTGTCCAATGCTTCAGAATTTTCTAATCTATTCTTTTCTGCTGAAAGAACTCAAAATGAAGGTATTTTTGCAGAAACAGGGGGATATGAAAGGTACGGCGCACGTTTGAACGGAGATTTTAAAATAACCGAATGGTTAAAGCTTACTACTAATAATAACTACATTCGTTCAAATAACGAGACCCCAGGTGGGACACTTGATGGAGTTATTTTCGATCTTGCTCTTTCAGATCCAGATGTGGATCTTAGTGCGGCAAACCCAGATGGGCAGCCATATTACTATATTCCAAACCCATGGGCGGCTACTACTATTAACCCCATGTACAACCTTGCGACAGTTAGAGAAAATGCGGTAAGAAACCGATTTCTTGGTTCTTATAACTTGAATGTGAAATTTGCAGATCCTTTAAACCTTGATCTCGAATACGCCGTAGAGAGTACTACCTGGAACAATCAAACTCTTACTCCTTATACTGCATTCCAAACGGGAGGAAGTCTTGGAGGCGAAGATGTTGGGTTTAGTTATTCAAAAGGAGCTTTTTCTAAAGAAAATTCTTTCACTTTATCACAAAAAGCTCAGGCTACGCTTAATTACGTAGATTCTTTTGGAGATCTTAATATTGCTGGTAAATTAAGTTACCTAATGGAAGATAACCACTATGAATATTCTTTTGGTGAAGGGTATGACTTCACTTACCAGGGAGTGCAATCTCTGGATAACTTTCCTACAGATAGAACTAACATAGGTTCTTCTTTGCGGGATGAGAGAGCTCAAAACTTTTTTGCAATTGTAGGTTTTGATTTTAGAGATAGATACATCCTTGATGCTATGTATCGTGTAGATGGTTCCTCTTTATTTGGTGAGGATAATAGGTGGAACAATTACTACAGGGTTTCAGGAGCTTACCGAATTTCAGAAGATTTAGAAATTCCTGGAATTCAGGAAATGAAAATACATGCAGCCCTTGGTACTGCAGGACAACGTCCAGGTTTTAACTGGCAGTATGATTATACCGACTTGGAATCAGGTTTGGTTTCTACCGATCGTGTGCTGGCTAACCCTTCATTAAAGCCTTCTTTAACCACTGAAAGGGAAATAGGTTTAAATGTTAGTTTCCTTGATAGATTTACTTTTGAAGGAGTTTATGCAAATGCTGAAACTGAAGATCAGTTTATGTTTGTGGATATCTTTGCTCCAACAAATGAGGGAAGAAACAAGCAATGGCAAAATGTTGGTACCGTAGAATTTAATACCTTAGAGTTAATGCTTAATGCTGAAGTGATTAAGCAAGAAGATTGGGGTTGGGATCTTGGATTGCGCTTTAGCAGAACAAGAAACGAAGTGAAAAAACTTAATGTAGATCCTATTATTGTAGGGCCAGCCGGAACTAATACCCCGGGAAGAATTTTCCGAATTGAGGAAGGTGAAGAGTTTGGTGCTATGTACGGGAACTCTTTTGTAACTTCTCTTGACCAAATGCAACAACAATTACCGGAAGGTGGAAATATTAGCGATTATGTTGTTAACCGCGATGGTGTGGTTGTTTTAGCTGATGCTGTTGGAACAGTAGATGAAAGAGCAATTCGTCGTGTTGATGCAGATGGAAATGCCTTGTATGGCAAAATTGGTTCTCAAAATGCCGATTTTAATCTTGGCTTAACCTCTAATTTTAAGTATAAAGGTTTTAACTTCTATATGCTTTGGGATTGGAAAGAAGGTGGAGATATTTACAACCGCCAGGGCCAGTGGTTAACCAGGGATAACCGAAATGCAATAATGGACCAGGCAGGAGTGGCTGAAGGTGAAAAGAAAACCCAGGATTACTACCAAAGTCTATATGCTGCGAACGGAGATTTGGAGCATTGGGTAGAAGATGGATCTTTCGTAAAACTTAGAGAGGCCTCGATTTTCTATACTTTTGGAAGAGATCAGTTATCCGGTGTAGCTAATGGTTTCTTTAACACTCTTAGACTTGGTGTTACTGGAAGAAATTTACTGGTTTTCACTGATTATAGTGGATGGGATCCAGAGGTACAACGGTACGATTCACTTACCCAAAATTATTATGCGATAGATTATGGGGTTTATCCTGTTGCCAGATCTTATAATTTCTCGGTTCAACTTAAATTTTAA
- a CDS encoding RagB/SusD family nutrient uptake outer membrane protein — MKNIKLTFLAAFALMFYSCDMETDLEVANEEEPTSEELANESTANQLFQSWYNTKNNYEGPGLVTNVMADQITMSWGNMAMWDMSSEPRIEWNNSSSYTHRVATESYFNSLNAILSDANALTIQIEEGLEFSDNDKVESLARFGQGAAIGSLALIFDRVYAFDETGTLNNGEPFSFDEAIPLALDKLDLAIAAADRGDFTLSEGQVYGQSLTSDQWSQFLNTLAARMYVNSARNATQRAALDWDRILTYAENGLTYDFAVGQDGWNQWWPDFIAYSIYPGWGRVDMRIIGMMADDYPNYWPAGETSLPEATSPDSRFDEYFEYLDYQDFSEDRGTYHWSTYRQKRWDDWLSSGFTTDLYEMLQAENATYKAEAHLWLGDAAAAAAVLNGMDRGGLPDVPAEEDAVADAIHYERMVELMNTGMGLGYYEMRGKDLLEPGTLLHFPIPGAALDAAGIPYYTFGGSTGTPGEDYSTGGWR, encoded by the coding sequence ATGAAAAATATAAAACTAACATTTTTGGCTGCTTTTGCCCTCATGTTCTACTCCTGTGATATGGAAACTGACCTGGAGGTAGCAAATGAAGAGGAGCCAACTAGCGAAGAGTTGGCTAACGAATCTACAGCCAACCAGCTTTTCCAAAGCTGGTATAACACCAAAAACAATTACGAAGGTCCCGGCTTGGTGACTAACGTGATGGCAGATCAAATTACAATGTCCTGGGGGAATATGGCCATGTGGGATATGTCTAGTGAGCCAAGGATAGAATGGAATAACTCTTCTTCCTATACTCATCGTGTTGCGACTGAAAGTTATTTTAACTCGTTGAATGCTATTCTTTCTGATGCAAATGCTCTTACAATTCAAATAGAAGAAGGATTAGAGTTTTCTGATAATGATAAAGTGGAATCATTAGCCCGTTTTGGTCAGGGAGCTGCTATTGGTAGTTTAGCTCTTATTTTTGATAGGGTTTATGCCTTTGATGAAACAGGAACTCTTAATAACGGTGAGCCATTTTCTTTTGATGAAGCAATTCCTTTAGCTTTGGATAAACTTGATCTTGCTATCGCGGCTGCTGATCGTGGAGATTTCACTCTTTCTGAGGGGCAGGTATATGGACAATCACTTACCAGCGATCAGTGGAGTCAATTTCTGAATACCCTGGCTGCAAGAATGTACGTGAATAGTGCGAGGAATGCTACTCAAAGAGCCGCCTTGGATTGGGATAGAATCCTTACTTACGCTGAAAACGGACTTACTTACGATTTCGCTGTAGGCCAGGATGGTTGGAACCAGTGGTGGCCAGATTTTATAGCATATTCTATTTATCCAGGATGGGGTAGAGTTGATATGAGAATTATTGGAATGATGGCCGATGACTATCCTAATTACTGGCCTGCTGGAGAAACCAGTCTACCTGAGGCTACCAGTCCTGATTCTCGATTTGATGAATACTTCGAGTACCTAGATTACCAGGATTTTTCTGAAGACAGAGGGACTTACCATTGGAGTACGTATAGACAGAAAAGATGGGATGATTGGTTAAGTTCAGGGTTCACTACAGATCTTTACGAAATGTTACAGGCAGAGAACGCTACTTATAAGGCAGAAGCTCACTTATGGTTAGGTGATGCTGCTGCTGCGGCAGCCGTTCTTAACGGGATGGACCGTGGTGGTTTACCTGATGTACCTGCTGAAGAAGACGCAGTTGCCGATGCTATTCATTATGAAAGAATGGTTGAATTAATGAATACCGGAATGGGTCTGGGTTATTACGAAATGAGAGGGAAAGACCTTTTGGAACCCGGTACTTTATTACATTTTCCAATTCCTGGAGCTGCTCTTGATGCAGCAGGAATCCCTTATTATACTTTTGGAGGATCTACGGGTACTCCGGGAGAAGATTATTCAACCGGTGGTTGGAGATAA